The Gracilibacillus caseinilyticus genome segment GTACATGGGTATGCGTTCCAACAACCACGCTCGCTTTTCCATCGGCGTACCAGCCAAATGCCTGTTTTTCACTAGTAGCTTCCGCATGGAAATCGACAAAAATAAGATTTGTACGTTTTTTTGCTTCGTGAACCAATTGATCCAATTTGCGAAAAGGATCGTCAACGGGCTGCATAAATGTCCGCCCTAATAAATTAATGACAGCAATTTCCTTACCATTCGATTTTATATAGACGATTTCCTTTCCTGGTGTATCTGGAGGTAAGTTTCCTGGACGAACCATATATGTGGCATCATCAATAAAATTAAAAATTTCACGTTTATCCCACGTATGGTTCCCCATTGTTAACGCTTGTGCTCCACATTCCAATAAGCTTTTATAAATTTTTTCTGTTATACCTTTTCCAGCAGCCGCATTTTCCCCATTAATAATCGTGACGTGCGGCTGGTATTTCGCTTTTAATTTAGGTAAATATTCTTGTACCATCGTTCTTCCTGGTGAACCTACAACATCACCAATAAATAAAATCTTCATGAAGTGTTCTACCTTTCTATTATAGTACCCATAGTCTTGCATACAATGTTTCAAAAGTCAAAAATTGCTCATACATCTTATATATGCATCTACCGATAATACGGATTATGTAAACTAGAACTTTTTTTAGTATGGTAATGTTGACAAGAGTATGTGCGTAG includes the following:
- a CDS encoding TIGR00282 family metallophosphoesterase yields the protein MKILFIGDVVGSPGRTMVQEYLPKLKAKYQPHVTIINGENAAAGKGITEKIYKSLLECGAQALTMGNHTWDKREIFNFIDDATYMVRPGNLPPDTPGKEIVYIKSNGKEIAVINLLGRTFMQPVDDPFRKLDQLVHEAKKRTNLIFVDFHAEATSEKQAFGWYADGKASVVVGTHTHVQTADNRILPGGTAYITDVGMTGPYDEILGMEKESVIKKFLTGLPVRFEVPKTGRSQLSGVLIDIDTATGKAKQMDRILINDDHPFFS